A single window of Ovis canadensis isolate MfBH-ARS-UI-01 breed Bighorn chromosome 15, ARS-UI_OviCan_v2, whole genome shotgun sequence DNA harbors:
- the LOC138420309 gene encoding olfactory receptor 52A5-like isoform X3, whose product MLGPNGSVFMPSVLTLIGIPGLESVQCWIGIPFCVMYLMAVIGNTLILVIIKYENSLHSPMYIFLAMLGATDIALSTCILPKMLGIFWFHLIEISFEACLLQMWLLHSFQGIESGVLLAMALDRYVAICNPLRHASIFSQKLLTHIGVGVTLRAAILGAPCLVLIKYRLKFYRTTVVSHSYCEHMAIVKLAIEDTRINKIYGLFVAFTILGFDIIFITLSYIQIFVTIFQLPQKEARLKAFNTCIAHICVFLQFYLLGFFSFFTHRVGSRIPPYVHILLSNLYLLVPPFLNPIVYGVKTKQIRDHVLTVFVCSKRFNH is encoded by the coding sequence ATGCTGGGACCCAATGGCTCAGTCTTCATGCCCTCTGTATTAACACTCATCGGGATTCCTGGCCTGGAGTCAGTGCAATGCTGGATCGGGATTCCATTCTGTGTCATGTACCTTATGGCAGTAATTGGGAATACTCTAATTTTGGTGATAATCAAATATGAAAACAGCCTCCATAGTCCTATGTACATTTTTCTTGCTATGTTGGGGGCCACAGACATTGCACTTAGCACTTGTATTCTCCCCAAAATGTTAGGCATCTTCTGGTTTCATTTGATAGAGATTTCTTTTGAAGCCTGTCTTCTACAAATGTGGCTTCTTCACTCATTCCAGGGAATTGAATCCGGTGTCCTACTGGCGATGGCCCTAgatcgctatgtggccatctgtaatCCCTTGAGACATGCCAGCATCTTCTCCCAAAAACTCTTGACTCACATTGGGGTTGGGGTGACACTCAGGGCTGCCATACTTGGCGCACCATGCCTGGTACTAATCAAATATCGTCTCAAATTCTACCGAACCACAGTCGTCTCCCACTCTTACTGTGAGCACATGGCCATTGTGAAGCTGGCTATTGAAGATACACGGATCAACAAGATCTATGGTCTATTTGTTGCCTTCACTATCTTAGGATTTGACATAATCTTTATCACCTTGTCCTACATTCAGATCTTTGTCACCATCTTTCAACTGCCCCAGAAGGAGGCAAGATTGAAAGCCTTTAACACATGCATCGCTCATATTTGTGTCTTCCTGCAGTTTTACCTCCTtggcttcttctctttcttcacaCACAGAGTTGGTTCTCGTATTCCACCATACGTTCATATCCTTTTATCTAACCTTTACCTGTTAGTCCCACCTTTTCTCAACCCAATTGTCTATGGAGTGAAGACCAAACAAATCCGTGACCATGTGCTAACAGTATTTGTATGCTCCAAACGTTTTAATCATTAG